Proteins encoded in a region of the Polyodon spathula isolate WHYD16114869_AA chromosome 9, ASM1765450v1, whole genome shotgun sequence genome:
- the LOC121320728 gene encoding uncharacterized protein LOC121320728 gives MLRRTLRVSLCILLLVQHITGEIKNIDGLQNDDIVLCPVFNGKLEEISWKLGNNKVAEYDSFKTIMYYGDFKNQMELNIENGCLTMNNITDKWDGLYTAEVQINELLQYWKFKIKVYRRVSKPNVICTVNDSNVTLLCEGDESLGNHYRWEDRENNRGISEEKNVTFSKEENRNIEYICIFSNPKSEERSDPVKNCFVPGGRSHILVLILVLLAVLVALILLGYNYFSQSKGAACLSSQSYQKVQTEQRDVCATEGTATAPLLAQAPPSPLETAATPPLTGDDSGPPPLETAEAPPPPGDGRDSFLTGDGRGSSPPGDNSGSSPPGDGRGSFLTGDGSGSFPPGDNSGSSPPGDGRDSFLTGDSRDSSHPGDGRDSFLTGDGSGSFPPGDNSGLLPPWRRQGLLPHWRRQGLLPPWRRQGLLPPWRRQGLLPHWRRQWILPPRRQQWLLPPWRRQGLLPHWRQQGLLPPWRRQWILPP, from the exons atgCTAAGAAGAACCTTACGTGTCAGCCTTTGCATACTACTGCTGGTGCAGCACATAACAG gtgaaattaaaaacattgatgGCTTACAGAATGATGACATTGTTTTATGTCCAGTCTTCAATGGCAAATTGGAAGAAATTTCATGGAAGTTGGGCAACAATAAAGTTGCAGAATatgattcatttaaaacaataatgtattatGGGGATTTCAAGAATCAGATGGAATTAAACATTGAAAATGGGTGTCTGACAATGAATAATATCACAGATAAGTGGGATGGATTGTACACAGCAGAAGTACAGATTAATGAACTTCTCCAGTACTGgaaattcaaaataaaagtgtaca GACGTGTTTCCAAACCGAATGTAATCTGCACTGTCAATGATTCTAATGTCACTCTGCTCTGTGAGGGAGATGAGAGCCTGGGCAACCACTACAGATGGGAAGATCGTGAGAACAATCGTGGGATCAGTGaggaaaaaaatgtgacattttcaaaagaagagAACCGTAACATAGAATACATATGCATTTTCAGCAACCCCAAGAGTGAGGAGAGAAGTGACCCTGTTAAAAACTGCTTTGTCCCAG gtgGACGTTCCCATATATTGGTACTGATACTGGTGCTTCTGGCAGTACTGGTAGCGCTGATACTGTTGGGTTATAACTATTTTTCACAGTCAAAAG GTGCAGCTTGTCTTTCCTCGCAGTCTTACCAGAAGGTTCAAACGGAACAAAGGGATGTGTGTGCGACCGAAg GGACGGCAACTGCTCCCCTTCTGGCTCAAGCGCCTCCTTCCCCCCTGGAGACGGCGGCAACTCCTCCCCTCACTGGAGACGACAGTGGACCCCCCCCCCTGGAGACGGCAGAGGCTCCTCCCCCCCCTGGAGACGGCAGGGACTCCTTCCTCACTGGagacggcaggggctcctccccccCTGGAGACAACAGTGGATCCTCCCCTCCTGGAGATGGCAGGGGCTCCTTCCTCACTGGAGACGGCAGTGGATCCTTCCCCCCCGGAGACAACAGTGGATCCTCCCCCCCTGGAGACGGCAGGGACTCCTTCctcactggagacagcagggacTCCTCCCACCCTGGAGACGGCAGGGACTCCTTCCTCACTGGAGACGGCAGTGGATCCTTCCCCCCCGGAGACAACAGTGGACTCCTCCCCCCCTGGAGACGGCAGGGACTCCTTCCTCACTGGagacggcaggggctcctccccccCTGGAGACGGCAGGGACTCCTCCCACCCTGGAGACGGCAGGGACTCCTTCCTCACTGGAGACGGCAGTGGATCCTTCCCCCCCGGAGACAACAGTGGCTCCTCCCCCCCTGGAGACGGCAGGGACTCCTTCctcactggagacagcagggacTCCTCCCACCCTGGAGACGACAGTGGATCCTTCCCCCCTGA
- the LOC121321083 gene encoding basic salivary proline-rich protein 1-like produces the protein MTGAPPPLEMTMAPYGSGSSPPGDDSGSSPPGDGSGSFLTGDGRGSSPPGDGSGSSPPGDGSGSSPPGDGSGSFPPEDGRDFSPPGDDSGSFLTGDDRGPSPPGEGSGSYPPGEGSGSSPPGDDISSSPPGDGSGSSPPGDDSGSSHPGDDNGSFLTGDSRGSLPPGDSSGSSPPGDGSGSSPPGDGSGSFPPEDGRDFSPPGDDSGSFLTGDDRGPSPPGKGSGSYPPGEGSGSSPPGDDSGSSPPRDDKASRT, from the exons ATGACAGGGGCTCCTCCCCCGCTGGAGATGACAATGGCTCCTT acggcagcggctcctccccccctGGAGACgacagtggctcctccccccCTGGAGACGGCAGTGGCTCCTTCCTCACTGGagacggcaggggctcctccccccctggagacggcagcggctcctccccccctggagacggcagtggctcctcccccccTGGAGACGGCAGTGGATCCTTCCCCCCTGAAGACGGCAGGGACTTTTCCCCCCCTGGAGATGACAGTGGCTCCTTCCTCACAGGAGATGACAGGGGCCCCTCCCCCCCTGGAGAGGGCAGTGGATCCTACCCCCCTGGAGagggcagcggctcctccccccctGGAGATGACATCAGCTCCTCCCCCCCTGGAgacggcagcggctcctccccccctGGAGATGACAGTGGCTCCTCCCACCCTGGAGACGACAATGGCTCCTTCctcactggagacagcaggggcTCCTTGCCCCCTGGAgacagcagcggctcctccccacCTGGAgacggcagtggctcctcccccccTGGAGACGGCAGTGGATCCTTCCCCCCTGAAGACGGCAGGGACTTCTCCCCCCCTGGAGATGACAGTGGCTCCTTCCTCACAGGAGATGACAGGGGCCCCTCCCCCCCTGGAAAGGGCAGTGGATCCTACCCCCCTGGAGagggcagcggctcctccccccctGGAGAtgacagcggctcctccccccctCGAGACGACAAGGCAAGCAG aacgTGA